The proteins below are encoded in one region of Bosea sp. BIWAKO-01:
- the rnk gene encoding nucleoside diphosphate kinase regulator, with protein MTNRTSGGAKPRITLTAIDHEKLTQLAIAATNTFPDVAAELADEVARARVLAKGRQLADAVRMGSEVLFQDEVTGKTTTVTLVYPPEADIAQGKISILTPIGTALIGLSVGQSINWTTRSGDVKRLTVQAVRDPADGAAQPA; from the coding sequence ATGACTAACCGGACCTCCGGCGGGGCAAAGCCCCGTATCACCCTGACCGCAATCGACCACGAGAAGCTCACCCAGCTCGCGATTGCCGCGACCAACACCTTTCCCGACGTCGCGGCGGAACTCGCGGACGAGGTGGCGCGCGCCCGCGTTCTCGCGAAGGGGCGCCAACTTGCAGACGCCGTGCGCATGGGCAGCGAAGTGCTGTTCCAGGACGAGGTCACGGGCAAGACCACGACCGTCACCCTCGTCTATCCGCCCGAGGCCGATATCGCCCAGGGCAAGATCTCGATCCTGACCCCGATCGGGACCGCCCTGATCGGCCTCTCCGTCGGGCAGTCCATCAACTGGACGACGCGCAGCGGCGATGTGAAGCGGCTGACAGTTCAGGCCGTCCGCGATCCGGCCGATGGCGCGGCGCAACCGGCCTGA
- a CDS encoding dihydrodipicolinate synthase family protein — protein sequence MGFAPPFAGIHAMVYALFDEQERLDRASMRRQTELCLALGVHGMAALGLATEVSKLTQSERLALMEWVSEDTAGRVPLAFTIYGTSVAEQIEQVRAAEAAKADWVILQPPMVGSFGAAEYISFFGRVADATSLPVAIQNAPAYMGRGLSAEDIRELVSRHPNISLIKGEGPAVEIRQLITTTEGRLPVFNGRGGLELVDNLRAGCAGMILAPDTIDHSLRAYNRFMAGDEPGAEAAYRDVSPAIVFIMQSIESLLCYGKRLFGERAGLVIHDRSPALRSTEFGLELVRRHATQLGPYSAAA from the coding sequence ATGGGCTTCGCGCCGCCGTTCGCCGGCATTCATGCCATGGTCTATGCCTTGTTCGACGAGCAGGAGCGGCTTGACCGGGCATCGATGCGCCGCCAGACGGAGCTCTGCCTTGCGCTTGGCGTGCACGGCATGGCCGCGCTCGGCCTCGCCACCGAAGTGTCAAAGCTGACCCAGTCCGAGCGCCTGGCGCTGATGGAATGGGTTTCCGAGGATACCGCCGGACGCGTGCCGCTCGCCTTCACGATTTACGGCACGTCCGTCGCGGAACAGATCGAGCAGGTCAGGGCAGCCGAGGCTGCGAAGGCCGACTGGGTCATCCTGCAGCCGCCGATGGTCGGCAGTTTTGGAGCAGCCGAATATATAAGCTTCTTTGGTCGGGTCGCTGACGCAACCTCGCTGCCCGTCGCGATCCAGAATGCACCAGCCTATATGGGGCGCGGCCTCTCTGCCGAAGACATCCGCGAACTGGTATCGCGCCATCCGAATATCAGCCTGATCAAGGGTGAAGGCCCAGCCGTGGAGATTCGGCAGCTGATCACGACCACAGAGGGGCGGCTTCCGGTCTTCAACGGTCGCGGCGGCCTCGAACTGGTCGACAACCTGCGCGCCGGCTGCGCGGGCATGATCCTGGCCCCCGACACGATCGATCATTCGCTCCGCGCCTATAACCGCTTCATGGCCGGAGACGAGCCCGGCGCGGAGGCCGCCTATCGCGACGTCTCGCCTGCAATCGTCTTCATCATGCAGTCGATCGAGAGCCTGCTCTGCTATGGCAAGCGCCTCTTCGGCGAGCGTGCCGGCCTTGTCATTCACGACCGGTCCCCCGCTCTGCGCTCGACGGAGTTCGGTTTGGAGCTCGTGCGGCGGCACGCCACGCAGCTCGGCCCCTACAGCGCTGCGGCCTAA
- a CDS encoding nitrate ABC transporter substrate-binding protein, protein MAVTLRLALRDWDYMTPLVLGDVSSPRLRVQVDRVGTLVGDLATDEAYDAAELSFSRYAQLRHDGDDKIVGMPNFIMRGFRHRCIVTTKDSAIRTLADLAGKKIGVTGWRDSGNTWTRAAVRREGVGVEDAMWYAGRLTEAHPITDRLDGFGRPGRIEAAPGERPMVDLLRDGGLDAVFTPFMPKGFFDPASPFRQVLEDFRAAETAYFHEVGYIPGMHLIGFKAEIVRDNPWIMDELSALIDESQRLWLEKREKYADTTPWMFDELRRCARDLPASWSASGFAENEVMIADFATELHEQKILPRLLTPAELFPRHARTH, encoded by the coding sequence ATGGCCGTAACGCTGCGCCTTGCCCTCCGCGACTGGGACTACATGACCCCGCTCGTTCTCGGCGACGTCTCCTCGCCCCGGCTGAGGGTCCAGGTTGATCGTGTCGGCACACTCGTCGGCGACCTGGCCACCGACGAAGCTTACGATGCCGCAGAGCTGTCATTCAGCCGCTATGCCCAGTTGCGCCATGACGGCGACGACAAGATCGTCGGCATGCCGAACTTCATCATGCGCGGCTTTCGCCATCGCTGCATCGTGACCACCAAGGACAGCGCGATCCGCACGCTCGCCGATCTTGCCGGCAAGAAGATCGGTGTCACCGGCTGGCGCGATTCCGGCAACACCTGGACCCGCGCCGCCGTGCGCCGCGAAGGCGTCGGCGTCGAGGACGCGATGTGGTATGCCGGGCGCCTGACCGAAGCTCACCCGATCACCGACCGTCTCGACGGCTTTGGCCGCCCCGGCCGGATCGAGGCCGCTCCGGGTGAGCGCCCGATGGTGGATCTCCTGCGGGATGGCGGGCTCGATGCCGTGTTCACGCCCTTCATGCCCAAGGGCTTCTTCGATCCGGCCTCGCCGTTTCGTCAGGTGCTCGAGGATTTCCGGGCGGCGGAAACCGCCTATTTCCACGAAGTCGGCTACATCCCGGGCATGCACCTGATCGGCTTCAAGGCCGAAATCGTCCGCGACAATCCCTGGATCATGGACGAGCTTAGTGCGTTGATCGACGAGTCACAGCGGCTCTGGCTCGAGAAGCGCGAGAAATACGCCGATACGACACCCTGGATGTTCGACGAGCTGCGCCGTTGCGCCCGCGATCTGCCCGCCTCGTGGAGCGCGAGCGGTTTCGCCGAGAACGAAGTCATGATCGCCGATTTCGCGACCGAACTGCATGAACAGAAGATCCTGCCGCGCCTGCTGACGCCCGCCGAACTTTTCCCGCGGCACGCGCGGACCCACTGA
- a CDS encoding FadR/GntR family transcriptional regulator has translation MSQAHGMRKGAKPGKIGAMVAALGAAIVRGEIAPGAVLPPEHELEAHYRVGRSVVREAMKTLTAKGLVSVRPRHGTHVRPAQDWMLLDSDVLGWVRTGGGLDRSLLLALEETRAIIEPAAAALAAQRATPEDVWRINAALAAMDDGQFNPQAAIAADKAFHLAILEATHNPVLRSFRGAIDAILSAIFDITVGVFTGNLPNHAAVARAIEARDAKQAREAMEVLLGYTYGHLLSDGAITPPDLKKSIFGETP, from the coding sequence ATGTCCCAGGCTCATGGCATGCGGAAAGGCGCGAAGCCCGGAAAGATCGGCGCGATGGTCGCCGCGCTCGGGGCCGCCATCGTGCGCGGCGAGATCGCGCCGGGGGCGGTGCTGCCCCCCGAGCACGAATTGGAGGCGCATTACCGGGTTGGCCGCAGCGTCGTTCGCGAGGCGATGAAGACGCTGACTGCGAAGGGATTGGTGAGCGTCCGCCCTCGCCACGGCACGCATGTGCGTCCCGCCCAGGACTGGATGCTGCTCGACAGCGATGTGCTGGGATGGGTGCGGACCGGCGGGGGGCTCGACCGCAGCCTGCTGCTCGCACTGGAGGAAACCCGCGCGATCATCGAGCCTGCGGCGGCGGCGCTGGCGGCGCAGCGCGCAACGCCTGAGGACGTCTGGCGGATCAATGCCGCGCTTGCCGCGATGGACGACGGCCAATTCAACCCGCAGGCAGCGATTGCGGCGGACAAGGCTTTTCACCTCGCCATTCTCGAGGCGACGCATAACCCGGTGCTGCGCAGCTTTCGCGGCGCAATCGATGCGATCCTGAGCGCCATCTTCGACATCACCGTCGGCGTCTTCACCGGCAACCTGCCGAACCATGCCGCCGTCGCACGCGCGATCGAGGCCCGCGACGCAAAGCAGGCGCGCGAAGCCATGGAAGTCCTGCTTGGCTACACCTACGGGCACCTGCTCTCGGACGGCGCAATAACGCCGCCGGATCTCAAGAAATCCATCTTCGGAGAAACGCCATGA
- a CDS encoding PLP-dependent aminotransferase family protein, with protein sequence MNSSISADWLARTIVDRSIRGIALETSALIRAGALPVGARLPAIRDIAYEMKVSPATISEAWSELRRQKIIRGRGRNGTWVSGDRFIAQPERLASSGDYGAGVLNLSLAIPDTALLPPLAQALAHGATVDKLNSYERSRVVPELREAAEARWPYRPEAFLATNGGYNAVYNTLRALVTPGSAVAIEHPTAMRLLDILEDLGVRIVPVACDEHGPLPASLRAAAQERLAAFVFQPRLHSVTGQTVSAERLALIGDILAESDALIIEDDGVADISGAPPASLGVRFPERTIHIVSYSKTLGPDLRLAVLSSSAAIVEQVQSYRAFSAGWTSRLLQGATSWLLRDEASRDIVAKARTVYQQRRDSLAAALAARGIHTAPGSGLCLWVPIISEPFAMVTLAARNIAVNPGSKFSVLPSAHIRVATATLTDRYEEVADAIALARSP encoded by the coding sequence ATGAACAGCTCGATCAGTGCCGACTGGCTCGCAAGGACGATCGTCGATCGCAGCATCCGGGGCATCGCCCTGGAGACCAGCGCGCTGATCAGGGCAGGAGCGCTGCCCGTCGGGGCGCGGCTGCCCGCGATCCGCGACATCGCCTATGAAATGAAGGTCAGCCCGGCGACGATCTCCGAGGCCTGGAGCGAATTGCGCCGGCAGAAGATCATTCGTGGCCGAGGGCGCAATGGCACCTGGGTCAGCGGCGATCGCTTCATCGCCCAGCCGGAGCGGCTGGCGAGCTCCGGCGACTATGGTGCCGGCGTGCTGAACCTGTCGCTGGCCATTCCCGACACGGCGTTGCTGCCGCCGCTCGCACAGGCGCTGGCCCATGGCGCAACGGTCGACAAGCTCAACAGCTATGAACGGAGCCGAGTCGTACCGGAACTGCGCGAGGCGGCTGAAGCGCGCTGGCCCTATCGGCCAGAAGCATTCCTCGCCACCAATGGCGGCTATAATGCCGTCTACAACACGCTGCGCGCCCTTGTGACGCCGGGCTCGGCCGTCGCGATCGAGCATCCGACGGCCATGCGGCTGCTCGATATCCTCGAGGATCTCGGCGTCAGGATCGTGCCTGTGGCCTGCGACGAGCACGGCCCCCTGCCGGCTTCGCTCCGCGCCGCGGCGCAGGAGCGCCTTGCTGCCTTCGTGTTCCAGCCGAGACTGCACTCGGTTACGGGGCAGACGGTCAGCGCCGAGCGGCTCGCGCTGATCGGCGACATTCTCGCCGAGAGCGATGCGCTGATCATCGAGGATGACGGCGTTGCCGACATCTCGGGGGCGCCGCCCGCGTCACTGGGCGTGCGGTTTCCGGAGCGCACCATCCATATCGTCTCCTATTCGAAGACCCTTGGGCCCGATCTGCGGCTCGCGGTGCTGTCGAGTTCGGCCGCGATCGTCGAACAGGTCCAGTCCTATCGGGCCTTCAGCGCAGGCTGGACGAGCCGACTGCTCCAGGGCGCTACCTCCTGGCTGCTGCGCGATGAAGCGAGCCGGGATATCGTGGCAAAGGCCCGCACCGTCTACCAGCAGCGGCGCGACAGTCTGGCAGCGGCACTGGCCGCGCGCGGCATCCACACCGCGCCCGGCAGCGGCCTTTGCCTGTGGGTTCCGATCATCTCGGAGCCCTTCGCCATGGTGACGCTCGCGGCGCGCAACATCGCTGTCAATCCCGGCAGCAAGTTCTCGGTCCTGCCCAGCGCCCATATCCGCGTCGCGACGGCGACATTGACCGATCGCTACGAGGAAGTGGCGGATGCGATCGCGCTGGCCCGGTCCCCCTGA
- a CDS encoding ABC transporter substrate-binding protein: protein MYFRLIASVAFAGLTLAGSALAQQGTIAKQTVNEELRARLPEPLRSKGKVISVNNGSFPPYEIVTGTEMSGASSDLTDAIGQVLGVTIEHATVGGLPALLAGVNAGRYQFAFGPVGDFKSRQEANDFVDWVQEFVVFAVQKGNPKGITSLDTACGNRIAVMAGGSAERVIQVQAEKCKADGKGAIEVQSYSDQPSSILSVRSKRADAFFSSQAPLTYFVAQANGQLELTGVGARNGFEDLYQGAVVPKGSPLGPVLRDAVKILIDNGTYAAIMKKWGLENNMLKEPGLNLGGALPK, encoded by the coding sequence ATGTATTTCAGATTGATTGCCTCGGTCGCCTTCGCCGGATTGACGCTGGCCGGTTCCGCGCTGGCCCAGCAGGGCACGATCGCGAAGCAGACGGTCAACGAGGAGCTGCGGGCGCGCCTGCCTGAGCCCCTTCGCAGCAAGGGCAAGGTGATCTCGGTCAATAACGGCTCCTTCCCGCCCTACGAGATCGTCACCGGTACCGAGATGAGCGGCGCGAGCTCCGACCTCACCGACGCGATCGGTCAGGTTCTGGGCGTCACGATCGAGCATGCGACGGTGGGAGGCCTGCCGGCCCTGCTCGCCGGCGTGAATGCCGGGCGCTACCAGTTCGCCTTCGGCCCCGTCGGCGATTTCAAGAGCCGGCAGGAAGCCAACGATTTCGTCGATTGGGTCCAGGAATTCGTCGTCTTCGCGGTCCAGAAGGGCAACCCCAAGGGCATCACCTCGCTCGACACCGCCTGCGGCAACCGCATCGCCGTCATGGCCGGCGGCTCGGCCGAGCGCGTCATCCAGGTCCAGGCGGAGAAGTGCAAGGCGGACGGCAAGGGCGCCATCGAGGTGCAATCCTATTCCGATCAGCCGAGCTCGATCCTTTCGGTCCGCTCCAAGCGTGCCGATGCCTTCTTCTCGTCGCAGGCACCCCTCACCTATTTCGTCGCGCAGGCCAACGGCCAGCTCGAACTCACCGGTGTCGGTGCCCGCAACGGGTTTGAGGATCTCTATCAGGGCGCGGTCGTTCCCAAGGGCTCGCCGCTCGGCCCGGTTCTGCGCGATGCCGTCAAGATCCTGATCGATAACGGCACCTATGCCGCGATCATGAAGAAATGGGGCCTCGAGAACAACATGCTCAAGGAGCCCGGTCTCAATCTCGGCGGGGCCCTGCCGAAATGA
- a CDS encoding P1 family peptidase, translated as MPARARSLGLICGSLPPGPLNAITDVAGVRVGHRTIRDGDIQTGFTAILPHGDDPFREKLRAGVDVINGFGKSAGLVQVAELGQIETPLLLGNTLSVGTGFNALVTRALAANPDIGRTTGTVNPVVLECNDGFLSDIRARVLTENDAFAALDAATVGPVEEGAVGGGTGISAFGFKGGIGTASRLLRLDGKDYTLGVLVQANFGNAGDLVLPDGRRPVPPAMPHAAVPERGSVIIVVATDIPMESRQLTRVARRCGAGLARLGAFWGNGSGDIALAFSTAGRISHHERADLAPMVVLNENRIDLPFRAAAEATQEAVLNAMLAAPAVAGRDGHARPSLADVLARS; from the coding sequence ATGCCTGCCCGCGCCCGTTCTCTTGGATTGATCTGCGGTTCTCTGCCGCCCGGCCCGCTCAATGCGATTACCGATGTCGCGGGCGTCCGTGTCGGTCACAGGACCATTCGCGACGGGGATATCCAAACCGGGTTCACAGCCATACTGCCCCATGGCGACGATCCGTTTCGCGAGAAGCTGCGCGCCGGTGTCGACGTCATCAACGGTTTTGGCAAGAGTGCCGGGCTGGTGCAGGTCGCCGAACTCGGGCAGATCGAGACCCCGCTCCTGCTGGGAAACACATTGTCGGTCGGGACGGGCTTCAATGCCCTGGTCACGCGTGCGCTTGCGGCCAATCCCGACATCGGCCGGACGACCGGCACCGTCAATCCGGTCGTGCTCGAGTGCAATGACGGCTTTCTCTCAGACATCCGGGCGCGCGTCCTGACCGAGAATGACGCCTTCGCGGCACTCGATGCCGCTACGGTCGGCCCGGTCGAAGAAGGCGCCGTCGGCGGTGGGACCGGGATAAGCGCCTTTGGTTTCAAGGGCGGCATCGGCACGGCCTCCCGCCTGCTTAGGCTGGACGGCAAGGATTATACGCTCGGCGTGCTGGTCCAGGCCAATTTTGGCAATGCGGGAGACCTGGTTCTGCCGGATGGGCGCCGGCCCGTTCCGCCCGCCATGCCGCACGCCGCCGTGCCCGAGCGTGGGTCCGTCATCATCGTGGTGGCGACCGATATTCCGATGGAATCGCGGCAGCTGACGCGCGTTGCAAGACGGTGCGGTGCGGGACTGGCCCGGCTCGGTGCATTCTGGGGCAATGGCAGCGGCGACATCGCGCTGGCCTTCAGCACGGCCGGCCGCATCAGCCATCATGAACGCGCCGATCTCGCGCCCATGGTGGTGCTCAACGAGAACCGGATTGATCTGCCGTTTCGCGCGGCCGCCGAGGCGACGCAGGAGGCCGTCCTCAACGCCATGCTCGCCGCGCCAGCAGTGGCGGGGCGAGACGGTCATGCGAGGCCTTCGCTCGCCGACGTTCTCGCCCGCTCCTGA
- a CDS encoding amino acid ABC transporter permease, whose amino-acid sequence MSGEPAMTASPKGGADARDVANAHAPFPIGRLILWAVTAIIVVDFGLIVARNENFGWPVVAAYFFDRTVLNGLSVSLGLTVVAMVIGTALGLVLAIARLSKDTLASSSASLFIWFFRGTPLLVQLIFWYNLSTLFPQISLAIPFGPTLASWETNSVITPVTAAIVGLALNEAAYMAEIIRGGLLSVDRGQAETAEAFGMTKGRALRRIIIPQAMRSIVPPTGNQLISMIKATSLVSVIAMADLLYSVQSIYNRTFEIIPMLLVAVLWYLLITSILNVGQSYIEAYYSRGERRDGAAAPLPAVQEASH is encoded by the coding sequence ATGAGCGGCGAGCCCGCGATGACCGCGTCGCCCAAGGGCGGCGCCGACGCGAGGGACGTGGCCAACGCGCACGCCCCCTTCCCGATCGGCCGCCTGATTCTCTGGGCGGTCACGGCGATCATCGTCGTCGATTTCGGCTTGATCGTCGCGCGGAACGAGAATTTCGGCTGGCCCGTCGTCGCCGCCTATTTCTTCGACCGCACCGTGCTCAATGGCCTCTCGGTCAGCCTCGGGCTGACGGTTGTCGCCATGGTGATCGGCACCGCGCTCGGGCTCGTCCTGGCGATCGCGCGGTTGTCGAAGGACACGCTCGCGAGCTCCTCCGCGTCGCTGTTCATCTGGTTCTTCCGTGGCACGCCGCTGCTCGTGCAACTGATCTTCTGGTACAATCTCTCGACGCTGTTCCCCCAGATCTCGCTCGCGATCCCGTTTGGGCCGACCCTGGCGAGTTGGGAAACAAACTCGGTCATCACCCCCGTCACCGCCGCCATCGTCGGCCTCGCGCTGAACGAGGCAGCCTATATGGCGGAGATCATCCGCGGTGGCCTGCTTTCGGTCGATCGCGGCCAGGCCGAGACCGCCGAGGCCTTCGGCATGACCAAGGGACGGGCGCTGCGGCGGATCATCATTCCCCAAGCCATGCGCTCGATCGTGCCGCCGACCGGAAACCAGCTCATCAGCATGATCAAGGCGACGTCGCTGGTCAGCGTCATTGCCATGGCCGATCTGCTCTACTCGGTCCAATCGATCTACAACCGCACCTTCGAGATCATCCCGATGCTGCTGGTCGCGGTTCTCTGGTACCTGCTTATCACCTCGATCCTCAATGTCGGCCAGAGCTATATCGAGGCCTATTATAGCCGCGGCGAGCGCCGGGACGGCG